TCTGTTGTTTAACTTACCACTGACATTGTGCGGTTATCTGACCGAAATAACtcctttgtgacatcatcattgaCACCAAGTTCGTTCAGCGTTCCCATGGAAACCGACCTTATGCTCGATGCCTCGAACACTGTAATTGTAACAAGAATCAAGATATTGCTAAAGTTGAAACCAACAACATCTGTCTTACCCTCAGCAGCTCGTGCAGCATCTAGTATCGTGTCCCAGTCTGATGTATCGGGTAGTGGTAGCATGGAAGTGTCATCTAGTGCAGTTCAATGTTAAtaggtaaataaatttattaaattatatgaTAAACTTACGTGGATTTAGTCGAGAATCAATAGAGTGGTGAAGGTTGTTCTCcctaaagaataaaacaattgaattGGAGcagaaaaaattaagaaaaatataatagttttataaattataccaTAGTTTCTAGGTATTAACATGCAACACTGGGGGACATTAACACAACATGTAACACTTTAAGATACATGTAAATTACTGATTTAATCGTAAAGTTCAGCATTAGGACATACATAAATGAATATCCCGTTCATTGGCACacatatataacataacttGACATTTGAATTTTACCTTGTTCTATCAGATGATCGCGCTGCACACAAACTTTCATCAGAAACCGTGCGATGCAAAGATCTGTGTTAATACATAACTTATGACCATATGGAcggttaataaaaaaaagcaaaatatttaatatcaaGCACTGCGTACTACCTTATAGATAACGTTGTGTTGAGTCTTCCATTATGAGATGGAGAAAGAGTTTGTTTTGGTGAGGCACGTTGACTTAATGTTCGAGCAGGAGATTTACGATGATTGGTATtctaatatacaatatttgttaTATTGTACGATAATTGCTAGATTTCAATCGGAATTTAATGAAGTGGACTTTGGAAGCTGATTAATATGTTAAGTTTACTGGAACGCAGTATCAATAGTTGTACAGCATTTTAAAGGCAGattgtaatataaatttatttgtttgtttttatctgaATTAGCCTATAGTTAGAAACACTCTAAATATTCAAAAGCCAATCATGTGGTTCAAATTTTAGCCTGTTGTCACCAAATAtaagaaacattttacaatACACATATAATGATATTGTTACGAGTTTCATCTTACATGTTTGGTGGGACTTTCAACAGTGATCAACTTTATTAAGGAGTTTTGAACATCTCGGCTTTCTGGTGTGGAAGGCGAATCGCGGTCACGAGATTTTAAACGAGAAGCAACAACATGCATGTCGCTTGCTCTCCTGTTTCAATAATGTGGTTGAACATACcacaattaatattaacttttctGCCACTATTGCTGCTAcacataattataaatactattattatatttacaaattatgaATATTCTTATATTATGTACAGATTTTTTACCttcaaatttaaatgaatacataatttatattaatccAATGTTTATagactttttaaacaacaacactATCTTTTTATACTAGAAAATAGGTTGTTagaaagttatttaaattaattataatgaAACCGggaggtaaaaaataataaaccgtATATGTGTGAACAGTGCAACAAACCTTTTCGATCGAGGACTATTCCTTGATCCACTACGGGTACCCATAGCAACAGAAGTTCTCCACTTGATGGGCGTAGAGAGCACAGAGTCATATGACTGAGAGTGGTAGTGTTGCGCGTTTCTACTGaaaatcaaacttttttttattggtctGAGGGATTTAACAAACCTAACTTACCTTGAAGTTTCAGCTTTTATCGGACTTGGTGTTGCTTGATAAGAATAAGTTGATCGTGACTTTATATGATCATCTGTATTaacatataaaagtaaatataaggagaaaatttattaatttatttggaTGATTCTACAGTAGGCTTATTATAAAAGGACATATACATAATATTAGTAACTGCAATAAATTCCGTAAAGCTAACCATGATTTGATGACACTAAAGTTGAGCGATTCtacttaataataaaagaCAGTCGGGACAGGtgttacaaaatatgtaacagacatattctcttttattcaaacataatgtatactgatattaaatataatagttACCAGTTCCAGCAATATAAACTTTTAATCCATGATTTACTTCACTGGAAGGCGTGCAATCAACAGAATACGAATGATTCAATGATTTCCGACTAAGTTCTGAAGAAAtaggaatatttttattgtgtagAGAGGATTTAATTGGTaatggtttataaatttaataaaacctcAAAGTAGTGGAATGAAGTTGATTTATTGtgaaaaatcacaaaaaagtttaaaactttgtgacTTTTGACTTCATAGGACATAAGACATACAGTTTAGACTCttagaataaaatagtttaaaactaacataACACActtgaaacaagttttattttgttttgtatttctaaCAGTTTTGAGGTAAAATTGGTGATTGAATATTTGTCATTACATCAAGAAGCGGACgaattaaattagttttatttcattcactGCAGTCTGTAATGTTGTTTTAGTGAATAAACACACTGGATGTCATAACTTAAACCAGCACAAATATCTTACCTGTTGGCAATCTTGAGGATTTACTATTCCAGTTTACTTTGATTGGGGCTTTTCTACACTTGTTTGTGTACACAGATGTGCTCCGTGCCATCGTAGAATTACTTGACATTTTGTTGTTGCTTGAATTTTGATTAAGATGTGATTGTGAATGTAAACCGTCCCAATCACTATGGGACAACTCATGTAACGTGTTactgaaaattttatttatttaaatataaaaaaaatcaaaaaagctaaaaaattgCTCTAAAGCAGTGGTTCTCAACCTAACAGCCGTTCTTGTAGGTTGTAGCAGATAAATTGTTAGACACCAAGGTTATTTAGGTGTTGCACGGCCAACTTATTTACTTAGGTTTGCAAAATTAAcagtaaataaagtaatagCATGATTTTTGGGCACTAAACCTACGAAATAAAAGTTGGTTCACATGTAGAAAAAGatacaaatagaaaaaatccaacaaccttacaaaaaaatagaaagtataaatatcttgaaaaaaaagattacTTGGCAATGGGCGTGGTAGTTGGTGTGCAACTCAGTGTACTTGAATATGACGAATTATTGTTGCTGTTTAGTCCACTATCAGATGAAATGCTGTTTGATGGATTTTGGGAAGTTCCTTGGTTTGCTGACATTAATAAATGCGGTGAgtatttattacatatattttttcacattATAAGACCTAAGATCTATgtgtttgcccattaccccaacacccaggttacaacaaataatttgtttatcttacttttaaagttttcgCTCCAATCTATATCTGCACCGCTCTGACTGCTAATGTTGCTTGAGGTTGATTTAGTGCTTGACATTGTGTTTGTGGTGCTCGATAAACTGTTTCCATCACTctgttttaaagtcgtgatTATTACTCCAGATTTAAATTCAACAAGAATCAAACATGATATTTAATTCTTCACACTATGTAACTATTAAGTATAATTTCGGaattaattttagaaaacTAGAAATGCATAAACGTGAGCAATTTGTTTCAAGTAAATTTACCTTTTAagcagcacataatataagtactttaatatatatattaatttttgagGCAAAGACACACTGACACATATatcatacaaataaaaattacttttggATGTTTGTATGAATGTGTCTGATTCAACACAGCAAGTCTGGTTGCCGTTGCCACCAGGGTGGTTTTTGTGTCAATAGTAGTTGcttgtttaattttggaaaGTTTTGATTTTCCACGACTTTTTGTTGATGGTTCTGCATGAAAAGGTTCTGAAATTAAgatattagaaaaaaacaaaacaaacaacaatatacCTGATGCTGCTTGTTTTGGCGAACTATCATTTgctctgtaaataaaatagatttttaaatgtagtcATAATACAAGAACAACTACACACGTTTGTATTCCATTCGAAGAATCTGGCCTTGATTTATGTTGTTGTTCAACAGGTGTGGCAGGCATGGGAACTTTTCTCACATCTAACACTGGATACAGGTGGTACAGCTCCATGCTACACCTGTGGTTGGTCACTCTGGTAAATAAATTCATACAAAGCTATATAGAGCACATACTTGCGAGGTGTGCCATCATCATTGGGTGGAATAGCCACCACTTTAACATGCTGCGTTGTTCGAAGAAGATCCAATAATTCTTCATGAGTCATGGTGGCTACAGCGACCTTGCATACCTATACACATGTACATATTTACTTGCCTTAGTGCTGtatcttatattttaattgttgcgAAGAAACTTTTTAGTTCCTGCCCCACCCAAGCCCATCATATAAATGAGATATTTATTTCTGGTATAATTGCCTagatttaaactaataaaatttAGTGTCCTCAACTGAATcgacataaattaaaacaaaacaaagtttaaaacacctCAACCAATCTGCTGCTTTGTCTCAACCCATCTTGATAAGCATAACCACTCTGTTCAACTTCCATTATAATTCCTTCATAGTTGACGTGGAATCCAAGTTCACCTTTCATGTTACGACGTAACTGACGATAAACTGTCTCACACCCTTTCGTGAACTTCTCAAgtctgaaataaattaaaaccacaGTTGGTGAATAATCCGTAAATATTTATCTAAATTTGATAATCCTGGTTCATTAGGTGATACCTGATGATGATTTCATCCCGTGCATCAATATCTTCCGTGTGCAAAGATATCCTCTCTCCTCTTCcgtaataaatataaagatcACGTTTTATTCCTCGAATTTGCTCGGGAGTAGGAAGAGGAACGGTCCACCCGAGGATGGCTTGACACGGGATGCTGAAGATGAGTTTCCTTGACGATATCTCGATTATTGTGAGAACACAATCACTCAATCCCATGATGCAGTTCACCTGGTTTTTCTCGTGCATACTGGACAATGAACTGTGAATGTTGGTGTATATTCATTAGCATACAATGATATCAGAATTACTTGTTGACTaatatctattttttaaacagcagTTTCACAAATGATAGTATTATATAAGCTTGTGAATTCAAGGCAAAAAGATTTGgctaaaagaaaaataacatttacctTTATGGTAGTTTAATAGTGTCTgtagtaatataatataggttAGTGTATTATGTCATTTTATGATTTAAGAACAAATAATATGCCATAAACACCCACCCTTACGATCAACCAAACACCTACTTTACCTGTAATCATCCACACTAAGTTGCCAAGTCAGCGCACCATGACTCAGCACTTCAGGCATCGGACGagatttttgtttatctttgttaTCTCGCATTCGACGCAGAGCAAAAAATGAGAACTTTGGATTTACTTCTAATCCACTTTGTGTAAGATTAGTGGTGGCAAGATCACGTAAATATTCTTGACGTGTATTCATTGCCAATGActgaataaaacatttgtgttgAATTAGAAACCTAACTCATGAGTCATGATATTaagactttattttaaaactccTGTATGTACACGTCACAAAaggtaattttattaaatcatgCTCTTGGCTGAAGTAAAAAAAGAGATACTTATAAAATAAGGGCATGTATAgcattatataaatatgacaGAAAAGTACCTTAAACTTTCCAGCTGAATGAGCCGTGTTCTCTCCATTGATTAACTTAGTAAGGAGAAACTCCCTAAATGTTGATGTATTGGGAAACATTGAATCTTCAGGAATGGGAGGTCCAAATCGTGGAATGTTCCTTGCTCTTGTTACTGCGATCCTGTCAAATACCAACATCAATTTGTTGTGTCCTAATTTTATTTGAACGAACATGAATACAAAATGGATCGACTGTGATTTAAACAGCTGCAAAATGACTTTTTATCATATTTCTAATTTAGCGCAAATTTTGTTGGAACTATAAGCATGCGACAAATATGGTGGACAGACATAAGCACAGCATGGAATTTAAATGGTTAGATAACAATGATGTAGATCTGATTGTACACATAGATTTTAATCAACCTGATGAACTATTAAAGCTTATCAGAGCAACAAAGACAAAGTTCACCTGTAACAAGTGTCTTTGGTACATGGTTGATATACACGAACAATGATGAATACATGTTGGAAATGTGATCGAATAAACTTTGGATTGAAGGGTTGCGAACCGGGTTCTTGGAATATGATGGTAACGATGTCGTTTCCAATGTGACGTTTTCGTAGTAACTGTAATAGGGGTAATTGTTCAAATATTGGAGTATGCACCAGCCATGTAAGTATGTACAAgggaactttattttttacactttatcGTAATTTTACAATTGTCTTCCTGTACATGACTGCAATAAAAGCAATATATTAACTATTTGTCAGCAATTGACCAGCTCCATCAAACATTTTTCAGCAAAGacatttaatttgtataaatatattctacCTGTTGTCTATTGTTTGGTGTAAATGGCAACATAGTAGAAACATGAAACAGTATTTTGTTGCCACGAAACTCGGTGTACACAGATTCAGTTCCTGTTGAGTCagctgtgacatcataatacaaaCCAATATGATTAATAAAATCAAGTGATATCTATTTAATAATTGGTAATGTGAATTTACACCAACTATATCTACAACATGgaaaaacatactttttacATCTAGGCCACCACGGAAACGATTGAAACCGctcaactttattttgtcacCAAGTAACTCAAGAAATTGGTCGAATGCTGGGCTTCCATGTTCATTGTTGTACATATCCTCCTCTGTTACTTGGCCAGCTCCACAATATAAAACACCAATCTTATACGAGTCATGCACCTGCATATTATCCTTAGTAACTTAGATACGGAACAGTTGTACAGAACTagaaatatacaatatattataatcaCCATATATTCATGCTATATGAATAGCAGTATCTTACTGATAGGTATACAAGcaataattaaactaaatttcaGTACACAATCCACACTATTGATCTGTTACACATTTTCAGCAAACCCATTGATAaattatgtaaacaaaaacttacattCTGTTCATCAACTTTCATTATCTGGTCATGAACTTTTGGAATAGGCATTGCTACTTTAAGACAAGATAAGTTGATTTCTGGACAAAGATATTCAAGAACTTCTTTGGCGTGAAATCCCTTGGTTGGTTTCGATGTTGAAGGAAAAACTACATCTTCCACAATGGAACCACGAAGGGTGCATAACTAGAATATTAAAACTAGAGCATCAGCCTAATTTAGAttaagtattttattgtttcgtGCCTTATACGCTTGGTCTTAAAAACTTCTTGGCAaggaaaaacatttaaagttagAGTTGtctattttaaacttgaattGGATTAAACTCTCCTTAAATACCACAGCCAAGTCAGAGGACCTATATCTGCCACATTGTTTATAGAATGAAATGAGTTGGTTGTGGAGTTTGGTGTGGTCTCATACTAACCTCACATGTTCGAATAATTACTCGATATTGATAAACAGCATTTGAACTTCCAGCTAATGTTTCATCAAGTTTTTCACGTCTCAAGCTGATCACAATAGGACCATACTTTTCATCAATACCGCACAAGTTTTGGTGATCTGAAAAGTTGAactgatataaataaaaaacaagcaatATAGAGGACAGGAGAGACCATACGTCTGCTGCGCCTACGTAACAATACATGATACGTCAGCAACAGGAAGTTAATGATGCATCCTGCTTAGCACTACTAATCTATCAGTGACACATATATCTGTCTTCATGCAAACCTTTCTCATAGAAGTATGTCCGATAATACTCGGCTCCATCGTCCACATGTTCAATTCCAAAGCTAACACAACCACTAGGGGGAGATTTAGGAGGGAGTAAACTTTCACTGCTACCACGTTCAACGATGGAAAGGTAAGTGTGGTTGGTGAGAACATTCCTTGCTTGTGTAGATGTTGCTTCACTATCATTACATACCTATGGAAATGGATAACTAGTTAAGTTATACTGGTTACTGACTTCTAGTTGGCATAGGAAAAAGGACTTAAATTTAACTAGCAATTACAAATTACCTACATCAAACCAGCTGTTTGCAATGAACACAACTTACTTGCACAGACACGTTAGCAAGGTGagaatttgaatttaaaccatAACCTGATATGGTGAGTTGTCGGTCAATTTCACCACCTACTTCATTGCTAAAGAATGGACAACTAGAAACAGATCAATGTTTAATGAAACCACAATATAAATGCGGTATGCCACTTACCATTCAACCATATCATTAGACTTATCATCAATATGTTCATCTTGTTCAAAGGAAAGGTCCTCACTGGAACCTCCCACACTTGAGGCTTTGCTACCCAAGCTATCACTGCTGGCTGCAGTGGAATAAAATGTTcaggattttattttaattgaaacataTTTCAACCAACCTGCCAATGCAGCTGCTTTACTTGCACCAGTAGttgtgttttttcttttcaaagtGTCGGCTGCTTTTAAAACATCTCTAAAGGAAAATAACATACTCTGCCAATCATAGTGCGCGAATCGATGCCTTCTTCTATGTTCGTCTTCAAAACTAAGTTCTGCAAAAAATCGTAGTTTCTAGATATAATAGttcatttaaatgaaattcGTAAGCATGTgatgaaagttttaaaacgaGCTTTTGTCAATCTTGGTCCATAACGCCAAACCTGAATGCTTATAATGTCTTCAAGGAGAAAAGGGTGCATGGGAACACATTCAGTTTTAGTCAAAAAACAGCACTAATCAAGATTATAAAAACACTTGATTTAGAGTCAAACACTGCTCATAAAGACCACACAAGACAACAAGTTTTGTTAAGTTTACAGTGTAACTGCAGTACAAACTAACCCTGTCTAACTGAATAATCGCGTTCTAAACTTTTGATACTATCAAGTAACACAGTGTGATCGGGTACATCAGATTTTGAACGGAGCTTCTCCTTACGACGACGTTGAGTTCTTGGACTTGAACCAGCACTGTTAACTGGACTTATTTTCTTTGAATCACTGTGATGCTGGGAATGAAATGTAATTGGTATAGCATTAATaagtattttttcaattaCTAAAAACTTGGACAAGTTTGGGTAAAAATTACTTgcataaataaaatgcataaaaGAGACAGAGAAGTTTGGTTATACATCAGGAAAATATAGCTCCTTGAATTAGAGTTCTGAGCTAGTAACCATTGTAGtgcaaataacatttattgatATCAGATGGGCATAAATCCTAACCAGTTTAACGAAGCTATTAACAAGTCTATGCAATATATTAATGcaaattaccttttttatttggtgTTTTGTGCTTGAAGGTAGACTACTACTGGGTTGACTATGATATACTTTCTTTATTCGAGCTTTGTCTGAATACCCATTTTCATGAGTTATTGTCACTTTGTCCAGAGAGGATGCACTACCGTAATTCCTTCCAGCTTGAGCTCCAATAGTGGTGGTATCAGTGATAGCATCATAACTGAGCGATAATAGATTTGTTGTGATTCTTCCACCTGCTCTTGCATCACTATTTGAACGTTGACGCTGAAGTGAAGGAGCATTCTGTCTCTTTGGTGTTTGTTTTTCACCGATTGAATGATCATTAGCAATATCTTCATCTCTATGTCTAATGTTAGGGACTGTATACGATGTGCTCATGGTGGGACTTTTATCTTCATTACTTGATGAATTTAGTTTCTAAATTTCAAATTACCAAATTTAACATTCAATACATTGACACAGGGtgtgaaataataaaactaaataaaaacacttgaaaaaattactaaaaccATGTACGAACCTTATTCTTCGAAACAACTTGATAGAGATGACTATGCATACGTGGACTATCAGGGCGTATGGCATTCTTCGAATATTCGTTTTTATTAGAATTTAATTTTGATGCTGCACTTTTTTCATCagataaaatatctttttgtttaatgtcaTTGGCAGAAGAAAAGTCAGATGAAAGTAAAGTTCCATCTGAACTTGATCGGGAACTTGAGGTAGATGGTGGTGGGTAAGTTGAGGAAAAATTTTCACCAGATGTTGACTTTGACCTTAGACTGGAAGACTTTTGTTTTTCATCGTGTCTATAAGGCAGTGTGTAGCTTAATCTTATATCAGAGTCTATAGACTTTTTCGCCGAAGTGGTAGGTCGAGGCTTTAACCACACACCTCCATATTTACTTGAAGATAGGACTGGTGTGGTTGGTTGGGACCAAACTGAACTAGTACTTGTGTTTGATTCTCTTTTATCTGGACTTCCCGAGTGTCTCTTCACATCTGACCTAACAGATGTTTGGTACCTGGTCTGTGGTAGATCACCATTAGGAAGAACCATGCTGTTGTAAAACTGCCGAGCATGCTGAGCCTTCTTCCTCACTAATGTCAACACTTCATCAGCAGATTCCTTGTGAGAGGTTGGTGAGGCTGGCCCTCTAGGTCGAGAAGTACTCGGAGTTGCAGTTGAAATAAAAGTTGAATGGTTTGccatgtttgtgttttaaactatttccaTGTACATTATAAACAAGAGTAGTGCAAATCACTTAGGATGAATATTAACCAAATTTGTCCTGCAATCCAAAAATTGGTTGTAAgggatatttaaacaattttttatcgCATTACGataaatactttgtttttactaaaaaaaatgatattgttataaacaagttaataaacacacaatatgttatttttaaatcaaccaTTAAAAGGTGTAAAGAACATTATGATGTATAACAGCAAAAGGACAATACCctgtaatgaataaaaaagatattgCTGAAAATAAAGTCATTTAAACAAGATTGATTTATAGGCTAGCCAGACTATCAGCCACAAACACATTCATGCAATACATTTGAGCAAGTACTTCCGTTTCAAAGCACGCACAGAGAAATCACATCAGAATTTGTTGCCCTAATTAGTCCACCATAAAATAGTACAGATAATGGACAACGTCATTAAGATATATGTTGTGTTTGTCAATCGTCATATTTATAAAGCtatatatttagtataaatatataaggGTCTGAATTTTTAACTTACACagagaaaatttaatattaaattctttaaatatagaTGGTTAAACAGACTACTGTGTAAAAATGTGGAggaaaattgatttttatatttctctaAGGATCCCTACACCCATAAATATGAGACAAATCAATTAT
The DNA window shown above is from Ciona intestinalis chromosome 3, KH, whole genome shotgun sequence and carries:
- the LOC100184043 gene encoding signal-induced proliferation-associated 1-like protein 1 isoform X3; protein product: MANHSTFISTATPSTSRPRGPASPTSHKESADEVLTLVRKKAQHARQFYNSMVLPNGDLPQTRYQTSVRSDVKRHSGSPDKRESNTSTSSVWSQPTTPVLSSSKYGGVWLKPRPTTSAKKSIDSDIRLSYTLPYRHDEKQKSSSLRSKSTSGENFSSTYPPPSTSSSRSSSDGTLLSSDFSSANDIKQKDILSDEKSAASKLNSNKNEYSKNAIRPDSPRMHSHLYQVVSKNKKLNSSSNEDKSPTMSTSYTVPNIRHRDEDIANDHSIGEKQTPKRQNAPSLQRQRSNSDARAGGRITTNLLSLSYDAITDTTTIGAQAGRNYGSASSLDKVTITHENGYSDKARIKKVYHSQPSSSLPSSTKHQIKKHHSDSKKISPVNSAGSSPRTQRRRKEKLRSKSDVPDHTVLLDSIKSLERDYSVRQELSFEDEHRRRHRFAHYDWQSMLFSFRDVLKAADTLKRKNTTTGASKAAALAASSDSLGSKASSVGGSSEDLSFEQDEHIDDKSNDMVECCPFFSNEVGGEIDRQLTISGYGLNSNSHLANVSVQVCNDSEATSTQARNVLTNHTYLSIVERGSSESLLPPKSPPSGCVSFGIEHVDDGAEYYRTYFYEKDHQNLCGIDEKYGPIVISLRREKLDETLAGSSNAVYQYRVIIRTCELCTLRGSIVEDVVFPSTSKPTKGFHAKEVLEYLCPEINLSCLKVAMPIPKVHDQIMKVDEQNVHDSYKIGVLYCGAGQVTEEDMYNNEHGSPAFDQFLELLGDKIKLSGFNRFRGGLDVKTDSTGTESVYTEFRGNKILFHVSTMLPFTPNNRQQLLRKRHIGNDIVTIIFQEPGSQPFNPKFIRSHFQHVFIIVRVYQPCTKDTCYRIAVTRARNIPRFGPPIPEDSMFPNTSTFREFLLTKLINGENTAHSAGKFKSLAMNTRQEYLRDLATTNLTQSGLEVNPKFSFFALRRMRDNKDKQKSRPMPEVLSHGALTWQLSVDDYSSLSSMHEKNQVNCIMGLSDCVLTIIEISSRKLIFSIPCQAILGWTVPLPTPEQIRGIKRDLYIYYGRGERISLHTEDIDARDEIIIRLEKFTKGCETVYRQLRRNMKGELGFHVNYEGIIMEVEQSGYAYQDGLRQSSRLVEVCKVAVATMTHEELLDLLRTTQHVKVVAIPPNDDGTPRKCSMELYHLYPVLDVRKVPMPATPVEQQHKSRPDSSNGIQTANDSSPKQAASEPSTKSRGKSKLSKIKQATTIDTKTTLVATATRLAVLNQTHSYKHPKSDGNSLSSTTNTMSSTKSTSSNISSQSGADIDWSENFKTNQGTSQNPSNSISSDSGLNSNNNSSYSSTLSCTPTTTPIANNTLHELSHSDWDGLHSQSHLNQNSSNNKMSSNSTMARSTSVYTNKCRKAPIKVNWNSKSSRLPTELSRKSLNHSYSVDCTPSSEVNHGLKVYIAGTDDHIKSRSTYSYQATPSPIKAETSSRNAQHYHSQSYDSVLSTPIKWRTSVAMGTRSGSRNSPRSKRRASDMHVVASRLKSRDRDSPSTPESRDVQNSLIKLITVESPTKHNTNHRKSPARTLSQRASPKQTLSPSHNGRLNTTLSIRSLHRTVSDESLCAARSSDRTRENNLHHSIDSRLNPHDTSMLPLPDTSDWDTILDAARAAEVFEASSIRSVSMGTLNELGVNDDVTKELFRSDNRTMSVEYLYDHEYRRNQGDPVNLLRKREPPTPSSSPATFHPNMTPQKSIDPSSICPDVKSGAEQRLERIEYEMRLLQDKLKKEQESKAALVEEVKLLRRDNTRLHRDTSRVRSVKESKHFR
- the LOC100184043 gene encoding signal-induced proliferation-associated 1-like protein 1 isoform X4, which produces MANHSTFISTATPSTSRPRGPASPTSHKESADEVLTLVRKKAQHARQFYNSMVLPNGDLPQTRYQTSVRSDVKRHSGSPDKRESNTSTSSVWSQPTTPVLSSSKYGGVWLKPRPTTSAKKSIDSDIRLSYTLPYRHDEKQKSSSLRSKSTSGENFSSTYPPPSTSSSRSSSDGTLLSSDFSSANDIKQKDILSDEKSAASKLNSNKNEYSKNAIRPDSPRMHSHLYQVVSKNKKLNSSSNEDKSPTMSTSYTVPNIRHRDEDIANDHSIGEKQTPKRQNAPSLQRQRSNSDARAGGRITTNLLSLSYDAITDTTTIGAQAGRNYGSASSLDKVTITHENGYSDKARIKKVYHSQPSSSLPSSTKHQIKKHHSDSKKISPVNSAGSSPRTQRRRKEKLRSKSDVPDHTVLLDSIKSLERDYSVRQELSFEDEHRRRHRFAHYDWQSMLFSFRDVLKAADTLKRKNTTTGASKAAALAASSDSLGSKASSVGGSSEDLSFEQDEHIDDKSNDMVECCPFFSNEVGGEIDRQLTISGYGLNSNSHLANVSVQVCNDSEATSTQARNVLTNHTYLSIVERGSSESLLPPKSPPSGCVSFGIEHVDDGAEYYRTYFYEKDHQNLCGIDEKYGPIVISLRREKLDETLAGSSNAVYQYRVIIRTCELCTLRGSIVEDVVFPSTSKPTKGFHAKEVLEYLCPEINLSCLKVAMPIPKVHDQIMKVDEQNVHDSYKIGVLYCGAGQVTEEDMYNNEHGSPAFDQFLELLGDKIKLSGFNRFRGGLDVKTDSTGTESVYTEFRGNKILFHVSTMLPFTPNNRQQLLRKRHIGNDIVTIIFQEPGSQPFNPKFIRSHFQHVFIIVRVYQPCTKDTCYRIAVTRARNIPRFGPPIPEDSMFPNTSTFREFLLTKLINGENTAHSAGKFKSLAMNTRQEYLRDLATTNLTQSGLEVNPKFSFFALRRMRDNKDKQKSRPMPEVLSHGALTWQLSVDDYSSLSSMHEKNQVNCIMGLSDCVLTIIEISSRKLIFSIPCQAILGWTVPLPTPEQIRGIKRDLYIYYGRGERISLHTEDIDARDEIIIRLEKFTKGCETVYRQLRRNMKGELGFHVNYEGIIMEVEQSGYAYQDGLRQSSRLVEVCKVAVATMTHEELLDLLRTTQHVKVVAIPPNDDGTPRKCSMELYHLYPVLDVRKVPMPATPVEQQHKSRPDSSNGIQTANDSSPKQAASEPFHAEPSTKSRGKSKLSKIKQATTIDTKTTLVATATRLAVLNQTHSYKHPKSDGNSLSSTTNTMSSTKSTSSNISSQSGADIDWSENFKTNQGTSQNPSNSISSDSGLNSNNNSSYSSTLSCTPTTTPIANDWDGLHSQSHLNQNSSNNKMSSNSTMARSTSVYTNKCRKAPIKVNWNSKSSRLPTELSRKSLNHSYSVDCTPSSEVNHGLKVYIAGTDDHIKSRSTYSYQATPSPIKAETSSRNAQHYHSQSYDSVLSTPIKWRTSVAMGTRSGSRNSPRSKRRASDMHVVASRLKSRDRDSPSTPESRDVQNSLIKLITVESPTKHNTNHRKSPARTLSQRASPKQTLSPSHNGRLNTTLSIRSLHRTVSDESLCAARSSDRTRENNLHHSIDSRLNPHDTSMLPLPDTSDWDTILDAARAAEVFEASSIRSVSMGTLNELGVNDDVTKELFRSDNRTMSVEYLYDHEYRRNQGDPVNLLRKREPPTPSSSPATFHPNMTPQKSIDPSSICPDVKSGAEQRLERIEYEMRLLQDKLKKEQESKAALVEEVKLLRRDNTRLHRDTSRVRSVKESKHFR